A stretch of the Argentina anserina chromosome 6, drPotAnse1.1, whole genome shotgun sequence genome encodes the following:
- the LOC126799308 gene encoding protein ANTHESIS POMOTING FACTOR 1, which produces MMKTSSLTELDDETVRSMAIGAVFSDFGGKINSLDFHRKEDLLVTASEDDSVRLYDIATAKLLKTTYHKKHGADRICFTHHPSSVICSSKYNLDSTGESLRYLSMYDNRCLRYFKGHKERIVSLCMSPINDSFMSGSLDHSVRIWDLRVNTCQGILHLRGRPTVAYDQQGLVFAVAMEGGAIKLFDSRSYDKGPFDTFLVGGDTAEVCDIKFSSDGKSMLLTTTNNNIYVLDAYAGDKRCGYSMEPSPNTSIEATFTPDGQYVLSGSGDGNLHAWSINRRNEVASWNSHIGVPSCLKWAPRRAMFAAASTVLTFWIPNDSNADPAVVDSELTAGAESQYVSQ; this is translated from the exons ATGATGAAGACGTCATCGCTGACGGAGCTCGATGACGAAACGGTGCGCAGCATGGCCATCGGCGCCGTCTTCTCCGACTTC GGAGGGAAGATAAACTCGCTCGATTTTCATCGGAAGGAGGATTTACTTGTTACTGCTAGTGAGGATGACTCTGTGCGGCTCTATGACATTGCTACTGCTAA GTTGCTGAAGACTACGTATCACAAGAAACATGGAGCGGATCGCATATGCTTTACTCATCATCCGAGCTCTGTGATATGCTCGTCAAAATATAATTTGGATTCCACCGGAG AATCACTGCGGTATTTGTCAATGTATGATAATCGATGCCTTCGCTACTTCAAAGGCCATAAAGAGAG AATTGTTTCCCTGTGTATGTCACCTATCAACGATAGCTTCATGTCTGGTTCATTGGATCACAGTGTTCGAATATGGGATCTTCGTGTAAATACATGCCAG GGAATTTTACATCTACGTGGTAGACCTACAGTGGCCTATGACCAACAAGGTCTTGTTTTTGCTGTAGCCATGGAAGGAGGTGCTATCAAGTTGTTTGATTCACGCTCGTATGACAAG GGCCCATTTGATAccttcttagttggtggagatACAGCTGAAGTTTGCGATATCAAATTTAGCAGCGATGGCAAATCAATGCTACTGACCACCACGAACAATAACATCTATGTTCTTGATGCCTATGCAGGAGATAAG CGATGTGGTTACAGCATGGAACCATCTCCAAATACGAGTATAGAGGCGACATTTACCCCAGATGGCCAGTATGTGCTGTCAG GCTCTGGAGATGGAAATTTGCATGCCTGGAGCATCAACAGGCGGAATGAG GTTGCAAGCTGGAACAGCCACATCGGAGTCCCATCATGTTTGAAGTGGGCTCCTCGCAGAGCTATGTTTGCAGCTGCATCGACTGTTCTTACCTTTTGGATACCCAACGATTCAAACGCTGATCCCGCCGTTGTGGACTCTGAGCTCACTGCTGGCGCTGAATCACAATATGTATCTCAGTGA
- the LOC126799940 gene encoding oleosin Ara h 10.0102 — protein MADRPQPHQIQVRPAQPRFDVGDYKGMQSQQHQGPSTGKILAVITLLPVGGTLLCLAGLTLMGTVIALLCAAPLFLVFSPVLVPAAIVLGLAVTAFITSGAFGLTGLSSLSWVTNFLRRATGTVPEQLDSAKRRMADMGEYLGQKTKEMGQDVQHKAQETKRTTETR, from the coding sequence ATGGCCGACCGTCCTCAGCCACACCAGATTCAAGTGCGCCCGGCACAGCCACGATTTGACGTCGGAGACTACAAAGGCATGCAGTCTCAGCAACACCAAGGCCCATCGACCGGCAAGATCCTCGCTGTGATAACTCTCCTTCCCGTCGGTGGAACCCTTCTTTGTTTGGCTGGACTCACACTCATGGGCACCGTCATCGCCCTTCTTTGTGCCGCGCCTCTCTTCCTTGTCTTCAGCCCTGTTCTTGTCCCTGCTGCCATTGTCTTAGGCCTTGCCGTTACGGCGTTCATCACATCAGGGGCTTTTGGTCTCACTGGACTCTCGTCGCTGTCTTGGGTCACAAATTTCCTCCGAAGGGCAACTGGAACGGTACCCGAGCAGCTGGACTCGGCCAAGAGGCGCATGGCGGACATGGGGGAGTATTTGGGACAGAAAACGAAGGAGATGGGTCAAGATGTCCAGCATAAGGCTCAGGAAACAAAGAGGACTACGGAGACCCGTTGA
- the LOC126798120 gene encoding protein LATERAL ORGAN BOUNDARIES — protein sequence MASSSSYSASCNSPCAACKFLRRKCMPDCVFAPYFPPEEPHKFANVHKIFGASNVSKLLNEVLPHQREDAVNSLAYEAEARIKDPVYGCVGAISVLQRQILRLQKELDATNADLLRYAGASCNRGTERGSHHLGPNPGLYSFSSSLGSAHQPYGDHRN from the coding sequence ATGGCTTCTTCCAGTAGTTATTCAGCATCCTGCAATTCTCCATGTGCTGCGTGCAAGTTTCTGAGGAGAAAATGCATGCCGGATTGTGTATTTGCTCCCTACTTCCCACCGGAGGAGCCGCACAAGTTTGCCAATGTTCACAAGATATTTGGAGCGAGCAATGTTAGTAAGCTTCTCAATGAAGTGCTCCCTCATCAGAGGGAAGATGCAGTGAACTCTCTTGCCTACGAAGCCGAAGCAAGAATCAAAGATCCGGTGTACGGATGCGTTGGAGCCATCTCAGTCCTTCAGAGGCAGATCCTTCGCCTTCAAAAGGAACTCGACGCCACTAATGCCGACCTCCTCCGCTACGCCGGCGCTAGCTGTAACCGTGGAACTGAAAGAGGGTCTCATCATCTTGGTCCAAATCCTGGTCTGTACAGCTTCTCTTCCTCATTGGGTAGTGCTCATCAGCCTTACGGAGATCACAGAAACTAA